One genomic region from Sphingomicrobium aestuariivivum encodes:
- a CDS encoding cell wall hydrolase — translation MNRSLTFRRVSVALVLLLVTGLMVAGALLFPMGARAPATPVEAKVQVPLPAPDKVVEAATGTAVTDMTALGKSAEVINASLPFAGGPVLSARAFTAAAPGSLSYDRAHLCLTQAIYYEAGFEPVEGRRAVAQVVLNRVRHPAFPASVCGVVYEGAKKRVCQFSFTCDGSLDRRPAAGAWATAKRIAADALAGHVEKSVGMATHYHADYVAPRWAPMLDKVEKLGAHIFYRWPGGWGRPAAFRMGYQGEPRSIASLQRNAPPVGALVGEQLAEAIAPEPKPFPTRDEDPTIRRADNDVGGLIDTSKGWRPSMPDPTRTGSAVARVNHTQTARAATPALPGGGQ, via the coding sequence GTGAACCGGAGCCTCACTTTCCGCCGCGTCTCGGTCGCGCTGGTCCTGCTCCTCGTGACGGGGCTGATGGTGGCGGGCGCGCTTCTTTTCCCGATGGGAGCCAGGGCACCTGCCACGCCCGTCGAGGCCAAGGTCCAGGTGCCGCTGCCCGCGCCCGACAAGGTGGTCGAGGCGGCGACCGGCACGGCGGTCACCGACATGACCGCGCTGGGGAAAAGCGCCGAAGTCATCAACGCCTCGCTGCCTTTTGCGGGCGGACCGGTTCTTTCGGCACGCGCCTTCACCGCCGCGGCGCCCGGCAGCCTGTCCTATGACCGCGCGCACCTGTGCCTGACGCAGGCCATCTATTACGAGGCGGGATTCGAGCCGGTCGAGGGGCGCCGCGCGGTCGCGCAGGTCGTCCTCAACCGTGTCCGTCACCCCGCCTTCCCCGCGAGCGTCTGCGGCGTCGTCTACGAAGGCGCCAAGAAGCGCGTCTGCCAGTTCAGCTTCACCTGCGATGGCTCGCTCGACCGGCGACCGGCAGCCGGCGCCTGGGCGACCGCCAAGCGGATCGCCGCCGACGCGCTGGCGGGGCATGTCGAGAAATCGGTTGGCATGGCGACCCATTATCACGCCGACTATGTCGCGCCGCGCTGGGCGCCGATGCTCGACAAGGTCGAGAAGCTGGGCGCGCACATCTTCTATCGCTGGCCGGGGGGCTGGGGGCGGCCTGCCGCTTTCCGCATGGGCTACCAGGGCGAGCCGCGCAGCATCGCGTCGCTGCAGCGCAACGCTCCCCCGGTCGGCGCCCTCGTGGGCGAGCAACTGGCCGAGGCGATCGCGCCCGAGCCCAAGCCCTTCCCGACGCGGGACGAGGATCCGACCATCCGCCGCGCCGACAATGACGTCGGCGGGCTGATCGACACCTCGAAGGGCTGGCGCCCGAGCATGCCCGATCCGACGCGGACGGGCAGCGCGGTCGCCCGCGTCAACCACACTCAGACCGCGCGCGCGGCAACGCCCGCGCTCCCCGGGGGGGGACAGTAA